The proteins below come from a single Carnobacterium divergens DSM 20623 genomic window:
- a CDS encoding MFS transporter, with the protein MISKTAQGKTAMSGYQKRVLASSAAGLGLESMDIMFLSFALTSIIADLNVNGAAAGLISSITNVGMLLGGVIFGVLADKYGRIKIFTYTILIFALATGAMYFASNIYLVYLFRFLAGIGAGGEYGIGMAIVAEAFPKEKLGKMTSIVAVAGQMGAILAAIIAAIIIPLFGWHALFLFGLLPVVMTFFIRNHLDESEEWKKSQADTENKPNVSLTELFKTPKLARQTISLMMMAIIQIAGYFGLMNWLPSIVQKNLGLSVSGSSLWMISTIVGMSLGMLLFGKILDTLGARLAYSVFLLASAASVFIFVYASNQWTMLIGGAIVGFFANGMFAGYGAIVSRLYPTSIRSTANNVIINTGRAVGGFSSVVIGFLLDQYNLLVVMGFLSILYLISFLIMLSVSGLKRENYLNPDFK; encoded by the coding sequence ATGATAAGTAAAACGGCACAAGGCAAAACAGCAATGTCAGGCTACCAAAAAAGGGTATTGGCTTCGTCAGCAGCAGGATTAGGGTTAGAAAGTATGGACATCATGTTCTTATCTTTCGCATTAACATCAATCATTGCAGATTTAAATGTTAACGGCGCAGCAGCAGGCTTGATTTCTTCCATTACAAATGTGGGAATGCTTTTAGGTGGCGTTATTTTTGGCGTCTTAGCAGATAAATATGGACGAATTAAAATTTTTACCTATACGATTTTAATTTTCGCACTGGCAACAGGAGCGATGTATTTCGCAAGCAATATTTACTTGGTTTACCTCTTCCGTTTTTTAGCAGGAATTGGTGCTGGTGGAGAATATGGAATTGGAATGGCAATTGTCGCTGAAGCATTTCCGAAAGAAAAATTAGGGAAAATGACTTCGATTGTTGCAGTTGCAGGACAAATGGGTGCGATACTAGCTGCCATTATTGCGGCGATCATTATTCCGCTATTTGGTTGGCACGCATTATTTTTATTCGGACTTTTACCGGTAGTCATGACCTTTTTTATCCGCAATCATTTAGATGAAAGTGAAGAGTGGAAAAAAAGTCAAGCAGACACCGAAAATAAACCTAATGTTTCGTTAACAGAACTTTTTAAAACGCCTAAGTTGGCGCGTCAAACGATTTCTCTAATGATGATGGCGATTATCCAAATCGCTGGATACTTTGGTTTAATGAACTGGTTGCCTTCCATCGTTCAAAAGAATTTAGGGTTGTCCGTTTCGGGATCGTCTTTATGGATGATTTCCACCATAGTAGGTATGAGCTTAGGTATGTTATTGTTTGGGAAAATATTAGATACATTAGGTGCTCGCTTGGCATATAGTGTGTTCTTATTAGCTTCAGCAGCTTCAGTTTTTATCTTCGTTTATGCTTCAAATCAATGGACTATGCTGATTGGCGGAGCCATTGTCGGATTTTTTGCTAATGGAATGTTTGCAGGTTATGGCGCTATTGTGAGCCGCTTATATCCAACCTCCATTCGTTCTACGGCAAATAACGTTATTATTAATACAGGGCGTGCTGTTGGTGGGTTTTCATCAGTAGTGATTGGGTTCTTATTAGATCAATACAATTTATTAGTCGTGATGGGTTTCCTATCAATTTTGTACTTAATCAGCTTTTTGATTATGTTGAGTGTGAGTGGATTAAAGCGTGAAAATTATTTAAATCCTGATTTTAAATAG
- a CDS encoding YhgE/Pip domain-containing protein gives MKHFKNVFELYRLDWQRIFKNPFAFLLIVAMIIIPSLYAWFNIAALWDPYSNTSELKIAVYSADKTASIKDTKINIGDKLIASLHDNHNLGWEFVDSKKELDKGVKSGKFYAGIYIPKTFSADLLSFVKGDIKKPTIDYSVNEKINAIAPKITDKGASTLQETISQEFVSTVSKTVVSEFNAIGIDLDNNLPAITKISNLVLDLNNNLDTIDGYTKEVVDLQGKMPEMKDKLAKANEFIDYLPEINQVTQKVVEVNQLLPQFDRTGELILTLQTKIPEIQNAGTQLAKIDQDFDGIANTLNEGITEANGALSIISDVQKILPDVTKLGEQASGMVSTVKEILPKLKQAFAAIKTAIDSGLNVITNIASTVKEVVSSLQTFIDKAELTPEDKATIKQILNRLSENLTSANALIGNLIDNLTQLQTAAGNQDLAPVIEDLKKVQTALQSLQQKVQKLYDTIDTLTTEQIKQQLTEISNSADTFINAVSVVENAGISDKVDRLITQLSDALDNAGNVLNSANTEIPNIDGLLTSTSGTITTAIAYLQKYQQELPALKQEIHDANTILNGNMDLIIGGINKGADFYKNDFPGIKEHLNKATAFIQNDLPGVESDLTKTLSMVNEKFPDVETALNAASELITNDWPSIRVGIEKAATVVKEQQQNVDLGEIIKLLKADANAESDFLSKPVQMKQHSFYPIPNYGSASAPFYTALCLWVGGLLFSNIASTEFVLSDKDKKRFSKREQYSARMLSFLSVGFFQALIVALGNLYLLHTYTAEKGWFVLMTIFVGLVFMSILYILAAVFGNLGKGVGIILLVLSISGGGGNFPIELSGKFFQMINPLLPFTYAVNLLREPVGGIYWANAWTYITVLLMFGLVIGIFGIIFQPYISVYVKRLHAAVNESKFFH, from the coding sequence ATGAAGCACTTTAAAAATGTCTTTGAACTGTATCGTTTAGATTGGCAACGTATTTTTAAAAATCCCTTTGCCTTTCTTTTAATTGTTGCCATGATTATTATCCCCTCACTCTACGCATGGTTTAACATTGCGGCTCTATGGGATCCTTATAGCAATACGAGTGAATTAAAAATTGCCGTTTATAGTGCAGATAAAACCGCTTCGATTAAAGACACAAAAATCAATATTGGAGATAAATTAATTGCCTCCCTTCACGACAATCACAATTTAGGTTGGGAATTTGTAGACTCAAAAAAAGAGCTAGATAAAGGGGTAAAAAGCGGAAAATTTTATGCTGGAATTTACATTCCAAAAACTTTTTCTGCTGATTTATTAAGTTTTGTTAAGGGGGATATCAAAAAACCAACCATTGATTACAGCGTCAATGAAAAAATCAATGCGATTGCTCCTAAAATAACTGATAAAGGCGCTTCCACCTTGCAAGAAACTATTTCTCAAGAGTTTGTTTCGACCGTCAGTAAAACAGTGGTCTCTGAGTTTAACGCCATTGGTATTGACTTAGATAATAATTTGCCAGCTATTACAAAAATTTCAAATCTTGTTCTCGATTTAAATAATAACTTAGACACAATAGACGGCTACACAAAAGAAGTGGTTGATCTTCAAGGAAAAATGCCAGAAATGAAGGACAAATTGGCTAAAGCAAATGAGTTTATTGATTATTTACCGGAAATTAACCAAGTTACCCAAAAGGTTGTTGAGGTCAATCAGTTGCTTCCTCAATTTGATCGAACTGGCGAACTAATTTTAACCCTTCAAACAAAAATTCCAGAAATTCAAAATGCTGGAACCCAACTTGCAAAAATCGATCAAGATTTTGACGGAATCGCCAATACTTTAAATGAAGGTATTACTGAAGCTAATGGTGCTTTAAGCATTATTTCTGATGTTCAAAAAATTCTACCTGACGTCACTAAATTAGGTGAGCAGGCAAGTGGTATGGTCTCTACTGTAAAGGAAATTTTACCTAAGCTAAAACAAGCTTTTGCGGCAATTAAAACGGCGATTGATTCTGGACTGAATGTCATAACGAATATTGCTTCAACGGTTAAAGAGGTTGTCTCTTCCTTACAAACTTTTATTGACAAAGCAGAATTAACCCCTGAAGATAAAGCCACTATCAAACAAATTTTAAATCGCCTAAGTGAAAACTTAACGTCAGCAAATGCTTTAATTGGCAATTTGATTGATAATTTAACACAATTGCAAACCGCAGCTGGCAATCAAGATTTAGCGCCAGTTATTGAAGATCTAAAAAAAGTCCAAACGGCGCTCCAATCGCTCCAACAGAAAGTACAAAAACTCTATGATACCATTGATACCTTAACAACCGAACAAATCAAACAGCAATTAACTGAAATCAGCAATTCGGCTGACACCTTTATCAATGCTGTTTCAGTCGTTGAAAATGCAGGAATTAGTGACAAAGTAGACCGCTTAATAACACAATTAAGCGATGCTTTAGATAACGCAGGCAATGTGTTAAACTCTGCAAATACAGAAATTCCAAATATCGATGGCCTGCTAACGAGTACCTCTGGTACGATTACAACTGCCATTGCTTATTTACAAAAATACCAACAAGAACTACCTGCTTTAAAACAAGAAATTCATGATGCAAACACGATTTTAAATGGCAATATGGATTTAATTATCGGTGGCATTAACAAGGGTGCTGATTTTTATAAAAATGATTTCCCAGGCATCAAAGAGCATTTAAACAAGGCCACCGCCTTTATCCAAAATGATTTGCCCGGGGTTGAAAGTGATTTAACTAAAACACTTTCAATGGTTAACGAGAAATTCCCTGATGTTGAAACAGCCTTAAACGCAGCTAGCGAACTTATTACAAACGATTGGCCTTCTATTCGCGTAGGAATTGAAAAAGCAGCTACCGTTGTAAAAGAACAGCAACAAAATGTTGATTTAGGCGAAATCATCAAGCTACTCAAGGCTGATGCAAATGCAGAAAGTGATTTTTTATCTAAACCTGTTCAGATGAAACAACATTCTTTCTATCCAATTCCTAATTATGGATCGGCTAGTGCGCCTTTCTATACAGCTCTTTGTCTATGGGTGGGAGGCTTACTTTTTTCAAATATTGCTAGTACAGAATTTGTCCTGTCGGATAAAGATAAAAAGCGCTTTTCAAAAAGAGAACAATATTCAGCACGTATGTTAAGCTTCCTATCCGTTGGCTTTTTCCAAGCGTTGATTGTTGCTTTAGGCAATCTCTACCTGCTACACACCTATACTGCTGAAAAAGGCTGGTTTGTTTTGATGACCATCTTTGTTGGTCTCGTCTTTATGTCGATTTTATACATTCTCGCTGCTGTCTTTGGAAATCTCGGAAAAGGTGTGGGAATTATCTTACTTGTCCTCTCGATTTCAGGAGGTGGCGGAAACTTCCCAATTGAATTATCCGGTAAATTTTTCCAAATGATTAATCCCTTACTTCCCTTTACTTACGCGGTTAACCTCTTACGAGAACCTGTTGGTGGTATTTACTGGGCAAATGCTTGGACGTACATTACCGTCCTGTTGATGTTTGGGTTAGTCATTGGCATCTTTGGAATTATTTTCCAACCTTATATTAGCGTCTACGTTAAACGATTGCATGCAGCCGTTAATGAGAGTAAATTTTTCCATTAA